The Desulfocurvibacter africanus subsp. africanus DSM 2603 genome contains the following window.
CACATAGAAGATAATTAGATCTGCATTTGTAAGAACTGCTGACCAGTTAGCTTTGATTTCATTAATGTGAATAAGATTGGCAAATGCACCAAAGGGAGGAAAAAAAATAAAGATTGAAAAAAGATACAGGAGGCCGCCAAACTTGACCTTACCCTGTGCATCGTATTTAAGTTTGAGGGAACCAATGGTTTTCTCGAATCCCTTCTGTTCTTCCTTGAATTCGCTTTTAGCCTCCAGGTAAGTGGTGGGGACGGTCGCTCCGGCAAAGGCGAATGAATCTGGCGGTGTCGGAGGTACGTCATCGTGATTGGGAGTCTGCAATGCAGAGAGGGCATAGTCAGTCTTGTCCGCTGTGGAGTCGATGTCTCGGACTGCCCGTGAAGTGGAAGGCGGCTCCATTGCCTTGTCTATCGTACTTCCGCAACTACGGCAGTAGTTGTCCTCTTCAAACAGCTTTGCTCCGCAGTTTCCACAGTACATATCCACCTCAGTTGCCGGTATGGAGAATTGATTTGTCACACTCTTAAAGCGCATGGCAAATAATTGCAACCGGTTATCCTGGCTATGGGAATAGACATCTGGCTCCAGCCCCATCGTTCGACAAGCTGGAACCTGACGCCGAGGACCTTAAAGCAAAATGCTTTACGGCGGACAGGATTGCCCAATCCCCCGGAGGATAATTGATAAAGCTGGTCCGAAAAGTGCTGGGCAGGTCACCGGCTTTATGGAAATAAGGAAATGAGTACAAAGGTCCAAATCTCACTTTTGGGCTTGATGGCAGAGAGTGAACGCAATCTGATCTTAAAGAGAACTAGTGCGGATTGCTTTTAAGACGCCCGCTCCAGCGTTGACGGCGCAAGTGAATTGCGCCTACGCCTACGCGGCGGCGAGCCATGCCGAAGCATGGCTCGCAGAGCATTTTCAAAAGCAAAATGCTCTAAGGCAGGGTTGGCGCGGGTAAGGGAAGCTGGTGTGCGCTGGGAGAGGACAGCATGGCAGCGGGAGGGCAAAGCCCTTCCCGGCTCTTGCGCTGTTCCCCGTTGTTACCTGCGTAAGGGACTGGCCGCCTGTATGAGGGCTCGGTAGACCTCTTCGGGAGTGATCGCGGCCAGGCATTCGCGGCCTCGCACGCAACCGCTGTCGCCATGCAGGGAGCAGGGGCGGCACGGCAGGGCGCGTTCAAGGACCACGTCATGCTCACCAGAGGGAAAAAAACCCCAAGCTCGCGTGGTGGGACCGAATAGGGCCGTTACCGGCGTTCCCACGGCCGTGGCCATGTGCATGGGGCCTGAATCGCCCGTGACGCACACGCTGCAGGCTGCAAGCAAGGCGCAGCTTCCGCGCAGGTCCGAGCCCCCAGTAAGGTCTCTGGCTCCGGCGCGATCGCGCAGAAAAGGCGCTCGGTCTTGGCCGATTACGATCCAATCCCAACCGCCGTCCTCCAGCAGATCCACTAGGCGGAACCAATTCTCGTGGGGCCAAGCCTTTGCCGCGTGGGTGGCGTAGGGATGCAGGGCCGCTAGTGGGCGTTCGCCGTTACTCACGCCTCGTTCCAGAAGGAATATGCGCGCCTGCGCCAACTCGCGCTCCTGCAGGAATATCTTGGGTCGCAGTTGTTCGGCGGACGGCGGCGGAGTGTCCAGGGCCATGGCATAGCGCTGGGGCACACTGTTCCGGGCAAGTTTGCCGCCGGCCCAGTCAAATCGGCCCAGGCGGTAGAGTCTGCGCAGCAGGGAGTGCTTGGGGTAACGCCTGACCTGACCCTTCCACAAGGAGGCCAAGAGCAGCGAACGGCCGGTGCCGTGCAGATCCACGAGCATGCGGTCGCCGTAGGTCTTCGCTAGCTCGTTGGCGGTCCTGAACCAGCATTCAAGTCCTTGGGGGGTAATGCCCACCACGCGTTCCACGGCCGGATGATGCTTGAAGAGCTTGGCAAAAGCCTCGCGGGTGATGACCGTGAAACGCAGATTGTGCCTTCTGTGCCACCAATCGAGCACGCCCGTGGTGAGCACCACGTCGCCCAGGGCGCTCAGGCGGAACACGGCGGCTTGCGTTGACTCGATCACATGCCCGGCCTCTGAATCGGCTTCGTGCACGGTAACGCGTCCTGGCACGCTCACGTTGTCTCCTCGGCCAGGACTTGGCGCACGGCCTGCCAAGCATTTTCAGGCGTTATGCGTGCCATGCACTCGTGATGGCTTTTCGGGCATTGCTGATGACCGTGCAGGCCACAGGGGCGACAATCCAGATCGACCTCCAGCACTCGCGAGCGCGGACCCATGGGGTAGAAACCGAAGCGCTCCACTGTCGGGCCGAACAAAGCAACGACCGGAACGTGCTGGATCCAGGCCAGGTGCATGGGACCCGAATCGTTGCTCACGTACACCGATAAGCGCGCCAGATAGGCAGCCAGGGCGGGCAAATTGAGCTTGCCGGAGAGGTTGATTACCGCCTTGTCCGTGCCGTGTCGCGCTTCCGTCACGACCTGGGCGGCCATGGCTTCCTCGCCCGGCCCGGCAAAGACAATGACGCGCAGGCCATGCTCTACGGCCAGGTCAAGCAGACGGGCGTAATGCGTGGCCGGCCAACGCTTGGTGGGCCAGACGCTGCCGGGATGCAGTCCGATCACATGCGTTGCCTGGCTATCCAAGCCATGCTCCCGCCAAAAGCGAGCCGCGTCCTCCACGGCCTTGGCCGGTGGGGTGAAATGCGGCCAATTCTCACCGGCTGTAATGCCCAGGGGGATAAGCAATCGGTTCAGGCGCTCGATTTCATGGGCCTGCCCGAAGCGGCGATCGATTACTTTGGTGTAGGACAGACGATTGAACCAAGGCGTGGAATAGCCGATGCGCACGGGCGCCCCCACGGCCTTGGCCACAAGCGCGCTACGCAGGCTGCGATGGCTCGAGATCCACAGGTCGAAACCCATGGGCCGTAAGGCCTTGCCGTAGCGCCAGGCTCCGGGCAGCCCGCCCTGCGTGCCGCGCTTATCGAATTCATGCACACCGGCCAAGTAGGGCAAGCCGGCATAAAGCGCGCCGAATCCCCGGCGCACGAAGAAATGGATGCGCGCGACGGGATATGCTTCGGCAAGGGCCTGCAGGAGCGGCAGCGTCAACACGCTGTCCCCCAGGTAGGCGGTCTGCCACACGCCGATGGTCTGGAAAGTGGTATTGGTCATCATGTCCAGGGCAAATCAATGCGGCAGATGGCCTGGCGAGTCAAGCGCGTCCACCCAAGGGCGACTTGCGATGGGCAAGGCCATTTGGTAGTAAGATCAAGATTACCCCACACGGGGCGAAGCGTTTCTAACCACCAACCGCCAAGGCGGTTCCACACAGCATCATGTTTGAGCTTATTATGGCCATGGGCCTGGCCGCAGGCATATCGTTCGTATGTTCATTAAGCGAGGCGGCCCTGTATTCCGTGCCTTGGAGCAGGATAGAGGATCTGCGCAGACAGAAAAAAAAATCGGGCGAGATTCTATTCCAGTTCCGCGAGCACATCGAGCGCCCCATAACCGCCATTTTGACCCTGAACACCATCGCCAATACCGCAGGGGCCTCCATAGCCGGAGCAGCCGCGGCCGAGGTCTTCGGAGCCGAATCGCTGCCTCTGTTCGTGGTTGTCTTCACCGTGATCATCCTTATTTTTTCCGAAATCATCCCCAAGACGCTGGGGGTCAGTTATACGCGGACCGTTGCGCCGCTGCTTACCGGCCCTATAAGTATCATGATCCTGACCACTGCTCCGCTCATCTGGGCCCTTGGTTTGCCGGCACGGCTCGGCAAGCGCAGGAAGCGTGGGCCACAGACCACGGAGGACGACATCCGGGCCACGGTCAGCCTGGTGCGCAAGGCCGGACTCATCAAGCCTTACGAGGAGTTGTCCATCCGCAACATTCTGTCCCTGGATCAGAAGAGCGTCGAGCAGACCATGACTCCGCGCACTGTGGTCTTTTCCCTGCCTGCGGAATTGACGGTGGCCCAGGCCCGGGCGACTACCAAGCTCTGGCCGCACAGCCGCATCCCGGTATATGAAGGTGAGGACCGCGAGGACATTGTCGGCCTGGTGTATCGGCGAGAGCTGCTGGAAGCCTTGGCCAACGACCAGGACGACCTGCGCCTGGAGCAGATGATGAAACCCGTGGAGTTCGTCCAGGAAACCACGACCCTGGACAAAGTACTCAATAAGTTCTTAGAATCCAGAAACCATCTTTTGGTGGTTTTGGACGAGTATGGCGGCCTTTCGGGAGTAATCTCCCTGGAGGACGTGCTTGAAGAGATACTAGGCAAAGAGATTGTGGACGAGACCGATCAGGTCGTCGACATGAGAGAGTTGGCGCGGTCGCGCAAGGAAAGCCTGGTGCGCGGTACCGGCCGCGAGCCTGATGGGCGCTCGGCGCAACGAGAAGAGACACCCCCCTCTATGGAGGTTCCATGAATAACGCCAAGGGCGGCAAGGGCATCTACATCGCGGCCCTCTTATTGTTTCTTGGTGGACTCGGCTATTTGCTGTACTCCGGTCTGTCCGGAGGCAGCGTGTACTTCCTGAATGTATCCGAGGCCTTGGCCATGGAGACTGGAAAACTGTCTCAAGCCAGGCTTTTCGGCACCGTGGCCGCCGATGGTTTGCACTCCAAGGACGGCAGTCTGGGCGTGGTTTTCCAGCTTGTGGACAAGGATGACGCGAGCAAGCGCATCCGGGTTGATTACGGAGGAGCCGTGCCGGATACGTTCAAGCCGGGAGTGGAGGTCATTGTCGAAGGCGGCCTCGATCCTCAGTCGCAAGTGTTTTCGGCCTCGATGCTGATGACCAAGTGTCCCTCCAAGTACGAGAAAGAGAACCGGGGCTAGCCCGCGCCCAGACGGTTTTCGATGTTCTCGCTACGGGGCTTTGCACCCACGGATTGCGTGGAGTCAGGGCATATTGAACCTGACGGACAAGTATGGGGAATGCAGATCCTTCCTCAATCTATTGCAAGCCCTGTTACGGCATTCCACGTTTGCGTTTCATGCTGTGTCTGATACCGAACTCCACCGGGACCAAACGGCCTGGTTGAGTTTATCCTCGGAGCAGTCTATCTTCCCCACGCCCTGAAATCTTTCCGATGGAGCGCGCATGATTCTCGTAGCCTACTGGAGCCTGCTGTTCTGCCTGCTGCTAAGTCTGTTCGCTGGCGCTGCCGCGGCCTACCAGGCTTGGCAGGGTAAGGGAGAAGGCCTTGTCGTTCTGGAGTATGCCCACCATGCCGTGGCCGCCGTGCTGACCGTGGCCTCGGCAATCCTGTTTGCCGCCTTCGTGGGCAAGGATTTTTCCTTCAAGTACGTGGCCGAATACTCGAACTCGGTGTTACCCCTGTTCTACTCCGTGACCGCCTTCTGGGCCGGACAAGAGGGTTCGCTGCTCTTCTGGGCCTGGACCGTGGCGCTCATGGGCTCGGTCTTCCCGCTTACCAAGAACTATCGTGAACTGGCCGGGCAGACGCGCGTATTGTACTGGCTGTTCTTCTTCCTGGTGCAAGGCTTCTTTATGTTGGCTCTCACCAACTGGAACAACCCGTTCATCGAGTTCTCTCCTGCGCCGGCCGACGGTCGCGGACTGAATCCTTTATTGCAGAATCCAGGAATGATCTTCCACCCCCCGCTGCTCTTCCTGGGCTACGGCGGCTTCACGATTCCCGCATGTCTTGCCTTGGCGGCTTGGCTCACGGGTGAGCGCCGCTCCTGGTTGGACATGGGCCGCAACTGGGCCATTCTGTCCTGGATATTTCTCACGGCGGGCATCGTGCTAGGTGCCTGGTGGTCCTATATGGAGCTGGGTTGGGGAGGATACTGGGCTTGGGATCCGGTTGAAAACGCCTCTCTCATTCCATGGTTGTCGGCCACGGCCTTCCTGCATACCGCGCTCATCGAGGAACGCCGCGGGGCGCTCAGGCGCACCAACGTAGTCCTGGTCACGGTCACTCTGGTGCTATGCTACTTCGCCACCTACCTCGTGCGTAGCGGCGTCGTGCAGTCCCTGCACGCCTTCGGAGCCGGAGGTATCGGTGGGCCGTTGCTCGCGTTCATCGCCTCCGGGCTGATCATGACTGCGCTGGTGGTTGCTGTCGGCCGTGGCGAGATGGGACGGGAGCTTTCCGGCCTATACAGCAGGCCCGGCTTCCTGGTGCTCACGGCTTGGCTTCTGCTGGCCATTGGCGGCGTCATCCTCATGGGCACCATGTGGCCGGTCATCAGCTCACTGTGGAGCTCCCAGCCCATAGGTCTCGATGCGCACTTCTACAACCGCGTGACCTTGCCGCTCTTCCTGGGTATCGCCGCCCTGTTGCTCGTCTGCCCCTGGCTGCAGTGGAGAGAAGGGCTCCGCGACAGGCGCGGCCTGGGTATCGCCGTCGGCGTGTTCGTTGCGGCCATCGTGGCATTAGCGCTGGGAGGCATGACCAAGCCCCTGGCCATGGCAGGTACTGGACTGGCAGCGGCATGTCTGGCTGGCGTGGTACTGGTCGTGGCCCTTGATGCCAGCGTGCGGAGACGCCGCTCTTCCTTGGGCGCTTGGGGCGTGCATTTCGGCCTGGGACTCGTCGTGTTGGGAGTGGCTGTGTCGGGACCGTACCAGTTCAGCCGGGAAGCCGTGCTTCAGCCCGGCGCCTCCATGGACATGGGCGGCTATACAATGATCTACGAAGGATTCGAGGAACGCAGCAGCGAGGCCATGATCCTGGTGGAAGCCAAGGTTCGGGTCGAGCAGGGCGGTGAGCTAGTGGGCATGCTCAGGCCCCAGCGCCGTCTGTACCAGAGTTTCGATCAGCCCTTCGCCGAGGTCTCAACGGTTTTCTCTCTTGGCACGGAAGTCTATGCCACTCTGCTGGGCGTGACTCAGCAGGGCGCGGCCAGCCTCAAGTTCAGTTTGCATCCGCTGGTCAACTGGATCTGGATTGGCGGCACGCTCATGTGCCTGGCCGGATTCCTGGCTCTGCGCAGCAGATCCGGACGCCCTGACGACGCCCCGACGCAGCGGGAGCAAATGTGAACCCAGCTTTGAGATCGGAGCCTGCATGAGCGGCGAGGATCAGGTGCTGCTCGCTCTGCGCGGCGTGGGCAAGCTGTACGGACGCAAGCTCGTGGTCAAGGGCGTGAACCTGGATGTGCGTGCCGGCGAGGTCTGGCTCGTTGTCGGCCCAAATGGCGCGGGCAAGTCCACGCTGTTGGGCATCATGGCTGGACTCGTGCGTCCAACGGCCGGCAGCCGCGAGCTGCGTGTGGGGCAGGAGAAGCTGGCCTACCTGGGGCACCAAACGTTCCTTTATCCGCGGCTCACGGCTCGCGAGAACTTGGTCTTTTGGGCGCGCATGTACGGCCACAAGCCTCAGGCCGCGCAGATCGACGCGGCTCTGGAGCGTGCCGGGCTTGCTGCGGCGGCCGAGGAGCAGGCCGGGCGCTTTTCGCGCGGCATGGCTCAGCGTCTGTCATTGGCGCGGGTTTTTCTTGTGGAGCCTAGCCTTATATTCCTGGACGAGCCAGGCACGGGGCTTGACGCTCGCTCCATGCAGACACTTCGACATGAAATTGCCGCCGCCCGCGATCGAGGCGTAGCTCTGGTCTGGGTCAGCCATCAGGTTTCCGCGGATCTGCCTCTGGCCGATCATGTCTTGGCCATAGGCGAAAGCCGGATGCGCTACGCGGGACTGGCTTCCGACTTTGAGCCCACTGAGAGCATGCTGTGCTGAGCCGCGCATGGACCATTGCCGCCAAGGACTTGCGCCTGGTGCTCGCGGGAGGGCAGGGCCTGTCCCAGGCGGCGCTGCTCGGTCTTCTACTTATTTTCGTCTTCAGTCTGGCTACCCCGGTGGGCCAGATAATGCCTGCCCAGGGGGCGGCAGCCGTATTCTGGCTCTCCAGCGCCTTCGGACTGGTGCTGATTTTCAACACCTTGTATGGGCTCGAAGAGAGTGGCGGTGCGCGCATCGGACTGTTGCTCGCGCCGGTGCCCGTGCATGCCGTCTGGTTGGGCAAGGCCGTGGCCGGTCTAGCCTTGCTGTTGATGATCCAGATTGTATTCGGGCCTGCCGTGGTGGTTTTTTTGGGTCAGGATGTGCTGGGCTCTCCGTTGCCCGTGTTCGCAACGGTGCTCGCAGTCGACTGGGGCCTGGCGGTGCTGGGCTCGCTGTTGGGTGCGCTGTCCCAAGGCCAAGCCGGCCGCGAATCGCTTCTGTCCGTAGCCTTGTTTCCTTTGTTGGTGCCTGTGCTCCTGGCTGGAATCCGCATCGGGGCCGGGTTGTTTGCCCCGGCAGCGGATAGCGAGACTTCGGGCTGGCTGGGTTTGGTGCTTGGCTTTGACGCCATGTTCACGGCCGCGGCCGTAGTGTTGTTTCCCTTCGTATTCACCGGAGAGGAGTAAAACGTGTCGCGCGCTGGAATTTTCGCCCTGGCCTCCATTCCGGCCCTGCTGGCCAGCCAGTGGCTAATCTGGGTTTATGCCCCCATGGAGCAGAGCATGGGGATGGTGCAGAAAATTTTCTACACGCATCTGCCCCTGGCTTGGTGGGCCATGTTGAGCTTCTTTCTGGTCTTTGCGTGCAGTGGTTTGTACTTGTTGCGACGCAAGGAAGTCTTTGACCTGCTGGCCGGCGCCGCTGCGGAACTCGGCGTGCTTTTCTCAGGCTTGGCCCTGGCCACGGGCTCCATCTGGGGTCGTGCTGCCTGGAACGTCTGGTGGACCTGGGACCCGCGGCTGACCACCACGCTGATCATGTGGTTCATTTACGCGGCTTATCTGGTGCTGCGTGGCGCGCCATTAGGCGGCGAACGTCGGGCCATGGCCTGCGCCGTGCTGGGCATCGTGGGATTTTTGGACGTCCCGCTGGTTTTCTATTCGGCGCGCATGTGGCGCTCCATCCACCCGGCGGTTCTTGGCAGCCAGGGCGGAGGCATGGAGCCGGCTATGTGGCATGCCGTTCTGGCCAACCTCGGCGCCATGGGCTTACTGTGGATAGCGTTGCTACTGCTGCGTTATCGCCAACTCAGCGCATTACGTCGTATCGAAGGCTTAGCCGCTGCCAGCCAATGGGATTAAATGCTACAATTGCACTCTTGGACGCATGTTCTGATTCCACAAGGTTCTGCTGGAAGCCGCCGTGTCCATCTCATTTCTACAGGAAGCGGCTTTGAGAAGACGGCTGTAAGTGCTTTTATAATTATAGCTAATCAGGAAGAGCTTACCGAATCCAACCTGCCCAGTGTCCGCAGGATTTATGAAACCGATTCTGAGCTTGGGTGGGAAGCCTGAGCAAAGGAGGGCGCCGATGACTGCGACCGAATATGTTTTGACCGCCAATTGCGTGGTCTGGGTCTTTATAGGGATGTATGTGTTTTGGATGTCACGCAAGGCCGCTGAGATCGACCGGCGTATTTCGCAGCTTGAAGTTCTGCAAGAGCGCGGCGAAGGCAAGGTCTAGGAGGAATCATGGTTGAGACCGCACCCGAGGGCAAGGTAAACCAGGGGACAAAACTGATGGTGGCTCTGGCCGCCATTGGGCTCGTGGTTATGTTTGCCTCGTCCGTCTTTCATAGGCTGGAGAGCCCCTCGCGCAAGGAATTCCTGGGTCAGCCGCGGCAATCTGCTTCCCAAGGCATGCCTGGTCAGCAGGATATGAGCGAAATGGGTAAGCTCATGGCTGCGTTGCGTGAGAAACCCGATGACCCGCAGGCGAATCTGGACATCGCCAAGGCTTTCATGCGCATGCAGGAAGCCGAACGGGCCGAGGTCTTTCTGCAGCGAGCCCTTGAGGCAGATCCGAACAATATCGAAGCCTTACGGCTGCTGGCCATGGCCGCTTTTCAGGCGCAGCAACACGAGCAGGCCGCCCAGACGCTCATGCGACTGCTGGCCAAGCGTCCCGATGATGCCGGCGCGCACTTTAATTTGGCAGTGCTCTATAGCCATTATCTTAATGATGCGCAGAAAGCAGATTTTCACATGCGCAAGGCCAGAGAGCATGCCGAAGGCGATCCCCAGCTTTTGGAGATGATCGAACGTGAAGCGAAAGCCCACGGCAACTAGCGCATTGAGCAGGGCTCAAGCCCTCCTAAAACGCAATAGTTACTGACCTGGCTACGTTCAGGTAGGCATATTGACAGGACTGCAGCATTCTTTAAAATGCGATATTTAGTAATATTGGAGCTTTCAAGGGAAAAGCCGACTTCAGCGATGGTCGGTCGTTCAACATTCGTTCAAGGAGAGGATTATGAAACGCGTTTTTTCTATGCTGATCCTGGCATGCGTGGGACTTATCGCCCTGGCCGGTTGTGGTAACGAGCCGACGAAGGAAGAGGCCAAGACCGAGGCCGCTCCTGAAGCTGCTCCGGCTGGTGGCTCGATCGTTCTCGGCGTGGCCGGCGCCCATAGCGGCGACTTAGCCTCCTACGGTCTGCCCTCTGTGAATGCCGCCAAGCTGGTGGCCAAGATGTACAATGACAAGGGTGGCGTGCTCGGTCGTCAGGTCGTCATTCAGGCTGAAGACGAGCAGTGCAAGCCTGAACTGGCCACCAACGTAGCCACCAAGCTCGTTTCCGACAAGGTGACGATCGTCATGGGCCACATTTGCTCCGGCGCTACGAAGGCCGCTATGCCCATCTACAGGGACGCCAAGCTTATCTGCATGTCGCCCTCGGCCACCAACCCGCCCCTGACCCAAAGCGGCGATTACCCCAACTTCTTCCGCACCATTGCTTCCGACGACGCTCAGGCCAAGATGGGCGTGGACTATGCTATCCAGACTCTCGGAGCCAAGAAGATCGCCGTGCTTCATGACAAGGGCGATTACGGCAAGGGCTACGCCGAATTCGCCAAGTCCTTCATTGAGCAGGGCGGCCAGGCTCAGGTTGTGCTCTTCGAGGGCGTAACTCCCGGTGCCGTGGACTACTCCGCCGTGGTGAACAAGGTTCGTCAGTCCGGCGCCGACGCCGTTATCTTCGGCGGCTACCATCCTGAAGCTTCCAAGATCGTCTCGCAGATGCGTAAGAAGCAAATGAAGACGCCTTTCCTGTCCGACGACGGCGTGAAGGACGACACCTTTATCAAGGTTGCGGGTGCCGACGCCGAAGGCGTCTACGCCTCCGGCCCGCGCGACATTTCGAGCAACCCGATCTACCAGCAGGCCATTGAGCAGCATAAGGCTGCGTTCGGCTCCGAGCCCGGCGCGTTCTTCCCCGAGGCCTATTCCGCAAGCCTCGCCCTCCTGAACGCCATCGAGAAAGCCGGCTCCACCGAATACGATGCCGTAATCAAGGCCCTGCGCAGTGAGTACGTGGAAACCCCGGTCGGCAAGATCTCCTTCGACGAGAAGGGTGACGCTATCGGCGTGGGCTTCTCCATGTATCAGGTTCAGGACGGTAAGTTCGTGGAGCTCAAGTAGCTACCATGGCCTGACGTGATCATCGAGGGGGCGGACAATGAGTCCGCCCCCTAATTGTTGCTAAACGATCCATATCCCGTTAAACCGGTGGCGTCCGCGGGTATGCTCCGCGAAACCCACGCCTCGGCCCTCCGATTTGGAACGGGCGCCGGCTTAAGCCGGGCCTTTGGACTGCCGGCGCATGCGCGCCTGCGACGGAACGGCCTTCACAATGGCGGACTCGGGAACACTCGGCAGGTAGTAATGGAATTCTTCTGGGAATATTTCTTCGGTGGCTTGACCAGAGGGAGCATCTACGCGCTCATCGCTCTGGGCTACACCATGGTCTATGGCATCATCGAGCTCATCAACTTCGCCCATGGCGAAATATACATGATCGGCGCATTCACCGGGCTGATCGTGGCCGGTGTGCTCGGAGTGCTCGGTTTCCCCGGTCTGGCCATCTTGGCCATTGCCCTTGTCGCGGCGGTCATCTGGGCCGGAGCTTACGGGTATACGGTGGAGAAGATTGCATATAGGCCGTTGCGCAATGCGCCGCGCCTTTCCCCGCTCATCTCCGCCATCGGCATGTCCATCTTTCTGCAGAACTACGTGCTGCTCGCCCAAACCTCCGACTTCCTGCCCTTCCCGAGGCTCATCCCGAACTTCGGGTTCATGGAGCCATATTCCATGGTCATGGGCTCCAGTGACTTTGTCATTGTTGCCGTGTCGGCCCTGGTCATGGTCGGCCTGACCTTGTTCATCAAGTACACGCGACTGGGCAAGGCCATGCGCGCCACGGCCCAGAATCGTAAGATGGCGCAACTCGTGGGTGTCAATGTTGACCGCGTCATCTCCGCCACGTTCATCATCGGCTCGACCCTGGCGGCCATCGGCGGCGTGCTCATTGCCTCGCACATTGGCCAGATCAACTTCTTTATCGGCTTCATCGCGGGCATCAAGGCCTTCTCCGCCGCAGTGCTGGGCGGTATCGGCAGTATCCCCGGGGCCGTGCTCGGTGGGCTTATCCTGGGCTGGACCGAGAGTTTCGCTACCGGATATATCTCCAGCGACTACGAGGATGTGTTCGCATTCGCGCTGCTGGTCATTATCCTCATCTTCAGGCCCTCTGGCCTCTTGGGCAAGCCGCCCACGCAGAAGGTCTAACCGGAGGCGCAGGTATGCTGGCCCAGGCCGGCCGTTTGCACGAGAGAACAGCACGAAATATCTAGCGACAGGGCTTTTAGGTATGCACGGTCTGAAGAAATCGCTCATCATCAGCGCGTGGTTCATGTTTTTGACCTTCCCCCTCATGGTCATCCGCGTGAACACCATCTACAAAACCATCGAATGGCGCTGGATGAACCTTTTGTGGGTCGGCTTGGGCGCCTTCATCTTGTCCTTCGTCTGGCG
Protein-coding sequences here:
- a CDS encoding TFIIB-type zinc finger domain-containing protein, giving the protein MQLFAMRFKSVTNQFSIPATEVDMYCGNCGAKLFEEDNYCRSCGSTIDKAMEPPSTSRAVRDIDSTADKTDYALSALQTPNHDDVPPTPPDSFAFAGATVPTTYLEAKSEFKEEQKGFEKTIGSLKLKYDAQGKVKFGGLLYLFSIFIFFPPFGAFANLIHINEIKANWSAVLTNADLIIFYVPAFAYLFLTLYIVFLYYRRDKGLSSWWIGSWSALLAADALRALYFDRHGLPNHLFQEQIESLVGRLFWVGLWSIYLLCSKRVKHTFVN
- a CDS encoding glycosyltransferase family 9 protein, which encodes MSVPGRVTVHEADSEAGHVIESTQAAVFRLSALGDVVLTTGVLDWWHRRHNLRFTVITREAFAKLFKHHPAVERVVGITPQGLECWFRTANELAKTYGDRMLVDLHGTGRSLLLASLWKGQVRRYPKHSLLRRLYRLGRFDWAGGKLARNSVPQRYAMALDTPPPSAEQLRPKIFLQERELAQARIFLLERGVSNGERPLAALHPYATHAAKAWPHENWFRLVDLLEDGGWDWIVIGQDRAPFLRDRAGARDLTGGSDLRGSCALLAACSVCVTGDSGPMHMATAVGTPVTALFGPTTRAWGFFPSGEHDVVLERALPCRPCSLHGDSGCVRGRECLAAITPEEVYRALIQAASPLRR
- the waaF gene encoding lipopolysaccharide heptosyltransferase II, whose translation is MMTNTTFQTIGVWQTAYLGDSVLTLPLLQALAEAYPVARIHFFVRRGFGALYAGLPYLAGVHEFDKRGTQGGLPGAWRYGKALRPMGFDLWISSHRSLRSALVAKAVGAPVRIGYSTPWFNRLSYTKVIDRRFGQAHEIERLNRLLIPLGITAGENWPHFTPPAKAVEDAARFWREHGLDSQATHVIGLHPGSVWPTKRWPATHYARLLDLAVEHGLRVIVFAGPGEEAMAAQVVTEARHGTDKAVINLSGKLNLPALAAYLARLSVYVSNDSGPMHLAWIQHVPVVALFGPTVERFGFYPMGPRSRVLEVDLDCRPCGLHGHQQCPKSHHECMARITPENAWQAVRQVLAEETT
- a CDS encoding hemolysin family protein, which translates into the protein MFELIMAMGLAAGISFVCSLSEAALYSVPWSRIEDLRRQKKKSGEILFQFREHIERPITAILTLNTIANTAGASIAGAAAAEVFGAESLPLFVVVFTVIILIFSEIIPKTLGVSYTRTVAPLLTGPISIMILTTAPLIWALGLPARLGKRRKRGPQTTEDDIRATVSLVRKAGLIKPYEELSIRNILSLDQKSVEQTMTPRTVVFSLPAELTVAQARATTKLWPHSRIPVYEGEDREDIVGLVYRRELLEALANDQDDLRLEQMMKPVEFVQETTTLDKVLNKFLESRNHLLVVLDEYGGLSGVISLEDVLEEILGKEIVDETDQVVDMRELARSRKESLVRGTGREPDGRSAQREETPPSMEVP
- a CDS encoding cytochrome c maturation protein CcmE, encoding MNNAKGGKGIYIAALLLFLGGLGYLLYSGLSGGSVYFLNVSEALAMETGKLSQARLFGTVAADGLHSKDGSLGVVFQLVDKDDASKRIRVDYGGAVPDTFKPGVEVIVEGGLDPQSQVFSASMLMTKCPSKYEKENRG
- a CDS encoding heme lyase CcmF/NrfE family subunit; protein product: MILVAYWSLLFCLLLSLFAGAAAAYQAWQGKGEGLVVLEYAHHAVAAVLTVASAILFAAFVGKDFSFKYVAEYSNSVLPLFYSVTAFWAGQEGSLLFWAWTVALMGSVFPLTKNYRELAGQTRVLYWLFFFLVQGFFMLALTNWNNPFIEFSPAPADGRGLNPLLQNPGMIFHPPLLFLGYGGFTIPACLALAAWLTGERRSWLDMGRNWAILSWIFLTAGIVLGAWWSYMELGWGGYWAWDPVENASLIPWLSATAFLHTALIEERRGALRRTNVVLVTVTLVLCYFATYLVRSGVVQSLHAFGAGGIGGPLLAFIASGLIMTALVVAVGRGEMGRELSGLYSRPGFLVLTAWLLLAIGGVILMGTMWPVISSLWSSQPIGLDAHFYNRVTLPLFLGIAALLLVCPWLQWREGLRDRRGLGIAVGVFVAAIVALALGGMTKPLAMAGTGLAAACLAGVVLVVALDASVRRRRSSLGAWGVHFGLGLVVLGVAVSGPYQFSREAVLQPGASMDMGGYTMIYEGFEERSSEAMILVEAKVRVEQGGELVGMLRPQRRLYQSFDQPFAEVSTVFSLGTEVYATLLGVTQQGAASLKFSLHPLVNWIWIGGTLMCLAGFLALRSRSGRPDDAPTQREQM
- a CDS encoding ABC transporter ATP-binding protein; amino-acid sequence: MSGEDQVLLALRGVGKLYGRKLVVKGVNLDVRAGEVWLVVGPNGAGKSTLLGIMAGLVRPTAGSRELRVGQEKLAYLGHQTFLYPRLTARENLVFWARMYGHKPQAAQIDAALERAGLAAAAEEQAGRFSRGMAQRLSLARVFLVEPSLIFLDEPGTGLDARSMQTLRHEIAAARDRGVALVWVSHQVSADLPLADHVLAIGESRMRYAGLASDFEPTESMLC
- a CDS encoding heme exporter protein CcmB, which produces MLSRAWTIAAKDLRLVLAGGQGLSQAALLGLLLIFVFSLATPVGQIMPAQGAAAVFWLSSAFGLVLIFNTLYGLEESGGARIGLLLAPVPVHAVWLGKAVAGLALLLMIQIVFGPAVVVFLGQDVLGSPLPVFATVLAVDWGLAVLGSLLGALSQGQAGRESLLSVALFPLLVPVLLAGIRIGAGLFAPAADSETSGWLGLVLGFDAMFTAAAVVLFPFVFTGEE